The Streptomyces sp. NBC_00078 sequence CCCCGGGGGCATGCCCCGCGCGGCGTTCACGATGCCCCAGCCTGCACCGATACGCAGGGCCGTGCGGGTTGCGGGTACTGGATACCTGCTGGGAGGCCCTACAGGAGCGGGCTCGGCAGCCGCCGACAGAGTTTCGCCGCCCCCTACTTCGTCCCGATTTACTCCGATGTTGTGCCACCCGAGCCAGGACCACCCAGGAGAGACGTCCGGTTCCGCACCCACTTTGCTATACTTGCAAGTATATTTTTTGTCCCCGTCACTGGTTCGATCACCCTCGATCCTCCGCAGTCCGGTCCCGACTCGCGGATGCCATAGTGAGCGCGCCAGTAGTCCGATGGGGCCTATGCAGGCCCACCACTATCAGCGAGGAATCTGATGTCCAGCCCGGTCGACAATGCCCTGAAGAGGCCCCTTCGACCCAAAGCACAGGCACTGAGGCTGCGGATCGTGGACGCGGCCCGGGCCGCGTTCCTCGCCGAGGGGTTCGACGTCAGCATGGACGTCGTCGCAGCAGCCGCAGGCACCACCAAGGCCACCGTTTACAAGTACTTCGGGAACAAGCAAACGCTGTTCATTGCCGTGATCACTGAAGAACTCGACCGTGCTCACGAGGAACCGCTCCGCCTGGTCGCCTCCCGGCTTGCCCATTCCACAAATGTCCGGGAGGACCTCGTCGACGCCTGCAAGGCGTGGGGGACGGGACTTGCCGCACCGGACACGATCGCCTTGAGGAACCTGGTCGCCGGTGAACTCAGGAGGTTCCCCGAACTCGGCGAGGCATGGAAGCAACACGGTCCCGAGCGGTTCCATCCGGTGATCGCCAAGACGCTGCGGCACCTGGTGGAGCTGGGTCGGCTCAGTATCAAGGACATCGACCTGGCCGTGCTCCAACTCGCCGGATTGGTGGTGTCTCCAGCGCTGGTGTACAGCGCCTTCGGAAAGCCCCTCGACAGCGAACTGACGGAACGGCTGATCGAATCGGGTGTGGACATGTTCCTCAACCAGTACCAGTACCGGATCAACGCATAGGCGTATGGCCAGGCGTTTTGTCCATAGAAAGCGAAAAAACTGAGCAGCGTGGCTACGGACAGCGAACTTGCCTACATGTCAGCCGTCGGCCTGGCCGCGCGTTTCGGCCGGGGCGAGCTTTCGCCCGTCGAGGTCCTGCGCGCCCTGTCCGAACGAGCCGACGAACATCAGGGTCTCAACGCCCTTGTGGCTGCCGACGCCAGGCGGAACCACCTTGAGGCGCAGGAGGCGGTGCGACGCTACCGCGAGGGCCGGGCGAGGCCGCTCGAAGGCATCCCCGTGATCGTCAAGGACCTCATCGACACCGAAGGACTGCGCACCTCCTACGGCTCAAGGATGTTCTCCGGGCACGTTCCGCCGCGCGACGCGGCTGTGGTGGAGCGTATCCGTGCGGCCGGCGGCATCGTTGTGGCCAAGAGCGCGACGCACGAGTTCGCATGGGGTATCACCACCGACGGCAGCGCGGTGGGGCCCACCCGCAATCCGTGGGATCCGACGGTGGTACCAGGAGGCTCGAGCGGGGGTTCCGCCGCGGCACTCGCCGCCGGCCTGGCACCTTTGGCCATCGGCACGGACACCGCGGGGTCCATACGGATTCCGGCCGCCTTCTGCGGCGTCATGGGCCTCAAGCCCACATTCGGTCTCATCGACACAACGGGCGTCTTCCCCTTGGCTCCCTCACTGGACCACGTCGGGCCGATGGCACGAACTGTCGAGGACCTGCGGCTGTTGCTCTCGGTCCTCGCACCGGACGGCGCGCAGGCTCCGGACCCGGCAGCCGACGCAGAGGTCGTCGTCGGGATCTGGTCCGAGCTCGAACAAGCCGAGTTGGCCCCCGACATCGCCCGTGTGTTCCACGAGACGGTCCGTGCGCTGGAGGATGCCGGAGTGCGGGTCGTACGCCTGTCAGCACCCGGACTGCCTCCTCTGTACCCGGCTCTGGGTACGACGGTCGCTGTCGAGGGGGCCGCCGGGCACCGCGGTGCGGGACTGTGGCCCGCACGGCGGTCCGAGTACGGCGGCCAGGTCCGCGCCAGGCTGGAGAAGGCATCCCGGGTCACCGTGGAGCAGTACGCCCGGACGCAGCAGGACCGAGCGCTGATCACGGCGATGACCGCTCGGGTACTGCACGATGTGGACATCGTGCTCTCCCCTGTGTCCGGGGTCTCACCCGCGCGCATCGGCCACGACGAGGTCCCCGGCGCGCCACAGGCACTGAGCTTCCGGGAACGGGTGATGGCCTTCACCGCACTGCAGAGTCTGACAGGGGTGCCGACCTGCGTGGTACGCGCCGGATTCGACTCCGAGGGTCTTCCCGTGGGAGTGCAACTCACCGCGTCATGGGGCCGGGAACACACCCTGCTCGCGACTGCTCAACGCCTGGTCGAGGCGACTTCCGAGCTGCAGCATTCCTGGCCCACTGCCTGACGTCCGCTCCCGCCTCGTCGCCCGTCCTCCGTTTCCGGCCCATGCCCACCGACAACCTCGCCGGGGGCTGCCCTCGGCGCACCCCCGGCTCGTCGCATGCTCATCGGCTGCCGCCGGGGCTCGTAGTCGTGATGGACGCCTGGGGCGCACATGCCCGCAGGCCAGGCCAGGCCACCGCCCAGCGCACCGCGGACGCATGATTGGGTCCTCTGCTCAGAGTGCGGCCTCGTAGGCGTAGATCCAGCCGTTGGCCATCAGGGGGTCGGAGTCGGCCAGCGCGATGTCGCGGGCCTGCTGTTCGGGGCCGTCCGGCAGGTGGTTGGCATGAGCGCGGCCATGACTGACCGCCTGCAGCCGGGTGGCGCGTTCGATCCGCGCCTCCTCGTAGCGTTGGAGGGCGCCTGCGATGTCGTCCGCACCGTCGGCGAGGGCCGCGGCGAGGACGGCGCCGTCCTCCATGGCCTGAGCGGCTCCCTGGCCGAAGAAGGGGAACATCGGGTGGGCCGCATCACCGAGGAGAGTGGTCCTCGGCGTACTCCACCGCCGCAGTGGCGCCCGGTCCAGCAGCGCCCACCTGCCGGGGGTTCCCCCTGACCTGATCAGGTCGGTCACACGCGGATCCCAGCCCGTGAACTCGGCCAGGAACTCCTCCACCGAGGCGGTCGTGCTCCAGGACTCCTCGGTGAAGTCCCCTGCCGGGGCGAAGGCCACGACGTTGACGGCCCTCCCCCCGTTGACGGGGTAGTGCACCAGGTGCCGGCCGGGGCCGAGCCACAGCGTGTGCGCCCGGCGGAGGGCGAAGGCAGGCGCCCGCTCGGCGGGCACGAGGGTGCGGAAGGCGCAGATGCCGGAGTACTCCGGCGTGGACGGCTCGGCGACCGT is a genomic window containing:
- a CDS encoding TetR/AcrR family transcriptional regulator C-terminal domain-containing protein; the protein is MSSPVDNALKRPLRPKAQALRLRIVDAARAAFLAEGFDVSMDVVAAAAGTTKATVYKYFGNKQTLFIAVITEELDRAHEEPLRLVASRLAHSTNVREDLVDACKAWGTGLAAPDTIALRNLVAGELRRFPELGEAWKQHGPERFHPVIAKTLRHLVELGRLSIKDIDLAVLQLAGLVVSPALVYSAFGKPLDSELTERLIESGVDMFLNQYQYRINA
- a CDS encoding amidase yields the protein MATDSELAYMSAVGLAARFGRGELSPVEVLRALSERADEHQGLNALVAADARRNHLEAQEAVRRYREGRARPLEGIPVIVKDLIDTEGLRTSYGSRMFSGHVPPRDAAVVERIRAAGGIVVAKSATHEFAWGITTDGSAVGPTRNPWDPTVVPGGSSGGSAAALAAGLAPLAIGTDTAGSIRIPAAFCGVMGLKPTFGLIDTTGVFPLAPSLDHVGPMARTVEDLRLLLSVLAPDGAQAPDPAADAEVVVGIWSELEQAELAPDIARVFHETVRALEDAGVRVVRLSAPGLPPLYPALGTTVAVEGAAGHRGAGLWPARRSEYGGQVRARLEKASRVTVEQYARTQQDRALITAMTARVLHDVDIVLSPVSGVSPARIGHDEVPGAPQALSFRERVMAFTALQSLTGVPTCVVRAGFDSEGLPVGVQLTASWGREHTLLATAQRLVEATSELQHSWPTA
- a CDS encoding FAD-dependent monooxygenase translates to MHTEAPRQSPGRPRIAVVGGGIGGLAAAAFLRRAGVMATVYEQAPALKEIGAGILVSPNAVRLLRQLGVMDRFLRDAVPVELAWEFRRWENGRVLSVERLDGVCERLYGERTYTVHRADLLDTVKAAVPEEWVRLGARCTAVEEQPDGVLLHFADGSKAEADVVIGADGVHSVVRATVAEPSTPEYSGICAFRTLVPAERAPAFALRRAHTLWLGPGRHLVHYPVNGGRAVNVVAFAPAGDFTEESWSTTASVEEFLAEFTGWDPRVTDLIRSGGTPGRWALLDRAPLRRWSTPRTTLLGDAAHPMFPFFGQGAAQAMEDGAVLAAALADGADDIAGALQRYEEARIERATRLQAVSHGRAHANHLPDGPEQQARDIALADSDPLMANGWIYAYEAAL